ttctaataagagcttaaatgtttttagctatctcgctctaacagtaagtgtcacaatagggctacttcatagggctacttctaatagtccttgttctgaggaatattctaagcctttgttccaCAGATCTTTGTTCTAACAGCGCCCCCCTATCAATGTCATGCCTTGTCGTgagcttgtcgcactgtaccgtagatagagtaataaaggtagatgcaggaacgtttgctttcttattcgcactaaaaagagagcacagataaagttactaatgtgataaacagagacgcagctaacctatttttgtcccttatcgtgtaactgggttttttcaagaatacatacaagagttgcaaaacaaactttgagaattcgtggcgtaattgtatttctcatgagttatttacttgttttcacataaaaaacgtttaatacaaatattgttgatcggttaatacaattaatattgactactaaacaatggtaataataattgtcgtgttattcatcgttacgtcgtgctatttctatctcatacgcggccacacagtaggtacttaaatctacctttTATTCTATCTACGTACTGTACCCTTCTAGTTAgtctcaaaagggctagaacccagagccgtaaaacatttataataaaataataatattgtctgTGCCTTTTGAAAGACTTGCATCCAAGgccgtaaataaaattaaaaagtctaGTCTACGGCACAGATTACAGAATAAAAGATCTACTTCATCTACTTCTACAATGATAGTCGATGGCCAACTCTATTATTTGTGGTTTTGCGTGAGCCGATAAATGCCGTAATCGAATTAATTCGTTTTTTTACTAGTTTTCTTGTGATAATAAACATAGTTATACTGTGAAAAAGCAAAAGGCGCCTAAGAAATAAGGTATGTATTATAGATCGTTGTTTTACGCGTAAAAGGAAGGGACAATCTAATCGCACAAATTTGAGGTTATGTCGATTATACATTAAAATTAGAAATAAATTCGACTTTTCATGAATTATCTTTCTATATTATTTTGTGCTATCTACTATTAATTTTATCTATTTCATTGCGAATAATATAATGGATTACAATAAGTAGCTATCACGAAAGGAAGTGTAAAAATGGTGCAACAAATACCATTAAAATTCCTTGTTTATAGGCAAAAGTAAAGTACTTTTTCTactgaaaaacttttttttcagATATGGCCGCACAGCTTTTCAATCGCATTGGTCAAGTGGGTCTAGGAGTAGCCCTCGTTGGTGGAGTTGTTAACTCAGCTTTATATAATggtatttttacataattattttatttaatctattgatttaatattttgaataaaggtgtaaaaaatcttatgtcaaagtataaagtctaattttacacccttaaacgttaatagtttattaaactttaacacccttattaataaacaatGCTTACTTCAAGCATTATCCTAAGCTACACTTGGACTAGTTACTTCAGGACCAACGTAGTATTAGCTTTGTTTTAAcaatcttattaataaacatggaACAAGCCCgatttaacaatgccagccTTACTTCAGAATGACAGCGTGCACGTGTGGCAGCccctttattaaaaagtaaaagagagagtcagcgaacgaactgaatgctgtgtgtgacagtgacagacgatATAGACCAGCGGGCATATAACTGTGACAGTATTTTTTGTTGACATTGACTTCACAGATGATAACttgcaccgccatttttgttttgcatttttaacCGGCTTTCCAAAAGGAGAAAGTACTCAATTCGGCGCGTTTTTGTAAACCGATGTCTCCTAGGTTTCTGGCCGatttgcatagttttttttaattagtagaggAAGTTCGCGAGATATTACTATAAAAATGTATGGATCCAACTATTTAATCCTGACGCGGCAGGAGtgctgcactcctaagccatgggAATTTGGAAGTATTGATGGCAATTAATTACTCAGTAAACGCTTCAGTTTTACTttatattatcaatgaaataatctaATTTGCGTTACAAACATGATATGAAAACACAAATCTCATTAATCAAAAATCGttttattgattattatcataCACAACAAACATAAACGCAGGGCTGATGGTCAAAATATGGCATACTTAGTGCGTAGATTATGCTTAGTCAGTCGTTAAACCATGTGGCACCAAGGAGTAAATTTTACGCTGAGAGTAGAGTCGCATTATTTTACTTCTTCCTTACTCTATGTTTATTAATACAGAATGTAGCTACTACAGACTTACACCTTGGAATAAAGTTGATCTCGCTCTGGtccatgtttattaataagagtgtaaaggtgtctggcaggaagTTGTCACTAATTGCCAGGAACTGCCaggaagtgtctggcaatgcatgacgtgatttctaatactattctaaagaaacctttatctcccaaaaccaccatgatccaaacaaacgttcctcccagtgttggggacaatatgcagcgaaactttcagcatttataaaataaggaaggtctggcacgtgctggctctatAAGTTTTCATTATAGAAATTTGCATTCTGTCGTCATGGTTATTTCAGAATATGACGACCTCTCTGACGCAGTGGTGAGCTCTGTGGTCTtactagtgggaggtcccaggtttgattcctggcaggggaagttaattatttctaaattttctctggtctagtctgttgggaggcttcggtcataatagttaccatcctaccagcaaagccataCCGCCATGCTATACAGCATTctttaggtttaataaaaactgctataaccattccaggttagcccagatatcacttatcaccaggtgagattgcagtctatctgaataaataaaaacaaataaaaaaaaactgtctcaagtggagtcagactcgcgcactgagggttccatactacaatcgtattcTTTCGATAtcttgcatgataaatcaaaaactattatcctaaaaataaataaaaatctgtttaagaatgtacaagtaaagccctttcatattataccccacttggtatagtcatcttactttataagttgaaaatagtagtgatgtgaccacaaattcacggttttcagattatcccctgatgtctgctataagacctacatacctgccaaatttcatgattctaggtctacgggaagtaccctgtaggtttcttgacagacagacaacaaagtgatcctataagggttctgtttttccttttgaggtacgaaaccctaaaaagacctAAGCCATATGTTTTCATGTTTCCAGTGGATGGAGGCCACCGAGCAgtaatatttgacagatttgCTGGTGTCAAAAACTTAGTTGTTGGTGAAGGAACCCACTTCTTCATTCCATGGGTTCAGAAACCCATCATGTTTGACATCAGATCTAGACCTCGGAATGTGCCTACAGTAACAGGAAGTAAaggtaaaaaataatgtttcaattggctaaagaaaaataaaatatacctatcgtTGTTTGAATATGAATTCTAGCTTATCTTTGAGTAGATTTTTGATGTCAATACCTTGAGATTGAATACTCGTACCCCTTAGTACTAAGTAAATTCTTATAAATCAGTACATAAATAATAAGCTTTTATACCAATTTTTGTTATAGTTACCTAAAACCAGTAAAGAGCCTGTTACATAATGAAATAGATCAGGCTTAATGCTTTtccaacttcaaaaaaggaggaggttctcaattcgttggaatctttttttttaacataaaatattgcTATTAACATAACTATTGGCGctgattttgttgtttttcactaaactaaatttagagtatctgcctcctcttctttttaataggatggaacatgaattttacatttaaaggctctaaattttagtgcacgctacaaatttaaacaatatgcTCGCAACTGGCAGCTAAAGCACGATGTCTTATGGctctaaaactgtcaaactatgtccgtcattttcatattatattagtaagcacaggatgtgaatactctaaaatttagttgtgctcagtaTTAGTaccattaataaataattaatacctgctataattttttgtaactgtCTTCCTTTGTCCCCACAATTTTtattaaccaacttcaaaaaaggaggaggttctcaattcgactgtaccTTATTTAgtacatatattttaaatttcagaTCTTCAGAATGTAAACATCACACTCCGTATCCTGTTCAGACCAGTGCCAGATCAGCTGCCAAGAATCTACACAATCCTTGGTATAGACTATGATGAGAGAGTGCTGCCATCCATCACAGCTGAAGTGCTGAAAGCTGTGGTTGCACAATTTGATGCTGGGGAATTGATTACACAGAGAGAGGTACATAATAGTCTCTAATATTGTCACTACACATATATTTTTGATATAAAAACCACTGTCTGTGGGCCATGATTTATTAGAAGTGACAGATATGCCCTAGACacattttttctattttagcgtttaaactatcgtgagtgatttccattatataaaatatctctcaacgcctatactcacgtatttagtcgacgttagcccgactagtttcgaactaggtggatgggttcgaaacgaatcgggctaacgtcgactaaatacgtgagtatagccgttgagAGATATTTTACATTGTTTCTAGTTTAAGAAACCCAAGAGGTAGAGTGTAGCATGcctgttataaatgcgaaagtgtgtctgtctgtctactaacttttcacagcccaacaatttagctgattttgatgaaatttggtaccgagtTAGCATTCaccccggggacggacataggctaggctttttattccggaaaagtGAAGAGTTCCctcaggattaaaaaaaaaggaaaagttaacATTGAACTTGAAAGAGACTTTGGCTCTGCATTATGCAAAGCTTCTCTCTGTCTCATACTGTCACTCGTATGTGACTGTATGAGTATGAGTGTTGTATGTTGTCAGTCTTGACAACAtacaacactctacaaaaccattcattcttatattataactagtattttgctcgctgctcgagctgctaaagcagctctcgaggtctataatcaccattttgattttttacagCTTTctgccaatttaaaaaaaacttcatacatttcctatgaaaaaataaattccgccattttgaattttttttccatccatcgagtagaccttcggaccctgatcatctcttgccaagaaaccgtTCTTCCATCattcgtaccctccgagatggacgccgatgaaatttgtatggcggccatctttttttcggaattttaatttttttttcaaatttttggcaattggatgaggtttcgaatgacatttggtcgagcacctcccacctatcttcaataccttgagcgtgcccttcacccgtctccgaaatcctcaatcatcagctccctccatatgttgcccttaaGGAATcgttgtcttctatatgaaaccataagtgaaaaaaaaagtttttatacaaaattttacaggagaaatttttttgaaaatctccttttttccaattttttacactttttctttaaatcgtttactaatatctgcaagagctgcaagtttaaaccaaatcggttggaaaacgaaaaagatacaaaagtcaggtcggccgccatcttgtttttctgaaatgtcataatttttccctagtcgaatcccacttctgaacatatctcccatacattattatatcattttctatctctttctaggagaacaattatgtcaatgagtcagtgagtcagtcagtcagtggtaattgagctatatatagtatactagtattttgctcgctgctcgagctgctaaagcagctctcgaggtctataatcgccattttgaataataaaaaattttgtatgaaaaaataaattccgccattttgaattttttttccatccatcgagtagaccttcggaccctgatcatctcttgctaagaaaccactcttccatctctcataccctccgagatggacgccgatgaaatttgtatggcggccatcttttttttcggaattttgaatttttttccaaattttttgcaattggatgaggtttcgaatgacatttggtcgagcacctcccacctatcttcaataccttgagcgtgcccttcacccgtctccgaaatcctcaatcatcagctccctccatatgttgccctaaaggaatctttgtcttctatatgaaaccataagtgaagcaaaaaagtttcatacaaaattttacaggaggaaattttttgaaaatctcggccgccatcttgtttttccaatttttttcattttttctaaaaatcgtttacttatatctgcaagacctgcaagttgtaacaaaatcggttggaaaacaaaaaagttacaaaagtcaggtcggccgccatcttgtttttctgaaatgtcataatttttccctactcgaatcccacttctgaacatatctcccatacattataatatcattttctgtctctttctaggagaacaattatgtcaatgagtcagtcagtcagtgagtgagtggtaattgagctatatatagtataatatattatttcattaattttcctGTTACACAACAGATGGAAACCTGCCCATTATGAAGACATATTGCTATTGCtttaaatattcttttttattacAGATTGTTTCACAAAAGGTTAGCGAGGGCTTGACCGAAAGAGCTGGCCAGTTCGGATTAATATTAGATGATATTTCAATTACACATTTAACTTTCGGCAAGGAATTCACGCAAGCTGTTGAATTGAAACAAGTAGCACAGCAGGATGCTGAAAAGGCTAGATTCCTTGTAGAAAAGGCTGAACAACAGAAGAAGGCTGCCATTATTACTGCCGAGGGAGATGCACAAGCAGCTGTGCTGCTCGCGAAATCGTTTGGGGCAGCCGGTGAAGGTCTGGTAGAGCTGAGACGTATTGAAGCTGCGGAAGACATTGCATACCAACTATCAAAATCACGAAATGTAACTTATCTTCCCCAAGGCCAAAATGTTCTCTTAAACCTTCCAACACAAAACTAATATCCCTAAGATATAAATTATGATATGTGTAATTACTGATGGTAGATTTAAAATAAGATAATATGGTTAATATTAATGTGCATTTGGTGAATGTTGCATTTCGAAGACTATATTGGTATTGTTCCAACAAGATTGTAGTCAGATTAGCTTTATAATATGCAATAAAATATGCATTGTTAAGTTTGCGTTTTCTTTACCAATTACCTAAGTGGAAGAAAAAAGctatggtagcctagtggttaggacgtccgccttccaatcagaggtcgggggttcgatcccgggcacgcacctctaacttttcggagttgtgcgtttttaagtaattaaaatatcacttgctttaacggtgaaggaaaacatcgtgaggaaacctgcatgcctgagagttctccataatattctcaaaggtgtgtgaagtctgccaatccgcacttggccagcatggtagactatggccaaaacccttctcactctgagaggagacccgtgctctgtagtgagccggcgatgggttgatcatgatgaaagaaGTGGCAGGTCATATTATAGAAATGAGTACAAAAACTTAGTTATGATTtgatttttattgtaaaaaaaaatctgtaaaaagctATGTGAAGAACTCTGTATTTGCttctatattattttcatctttATCTAGTAAATAATCTTTCTGTACTTTATTACAAAACAGATTCTCCCTGAGACAAGCTTCTTTAATGTACTCCATTTCTGCTGAATTTAGATTTCCTGGCAAAGTCAGTTTACAAATATTAACATTCTCTTTAAAGCTTTTAATCAAGCTATCTACCTCAGTTTTGAACTCATCAGTAATTACATGAGGCATAGAGTCTATAATTCTACTTGCTACTAGACTGGTCTGACTGTAGGAGTCTCTTAATCTATTGATTAATGCCATTTCTTCTAACAATTCGTCATTATTTGGATTAAGTTTCAAAGCTCTTGTAAGTCTCCGTTGGGCTTCATCAAACTGACCAATCATTCTAAGGGCCTTTGCATTCTGGAAGAGAACCTTTGGATTATTCCACACACTGTTCAACCTATTCAGTTCATTACATGCTATGCATGCTTTCAATGGTTGTTTAGTTTTATTGTAGCTTATTGCTAAATTGATATATAACTTTATCAATAGTTTAACTTGTTTGTTTTCCTCATTCTCATCAGCAAGTCTGCATTTATGGAGCATATTAACACTTTTCTTAAACAGCTGTATTGCAGCTGgataattttttgttttaaataatgttgCACCTGAACTGTATAACATTGTTGCTTTATTGCGAACTCTCTCAAACATGTTAGGCTCCTTAAAATCAATTTCCCTGAAATTACAATAATTCAGTTGTACATAAAACACATAGACACAGTTCAAGACTAAATAAATACTAGCTTGCTCGCGActgtccgcatggactataaaaatttcaacccccaatttcaatcccttaggggttgaatttttaaaaatcctttactgaatgcctatgtcataatagctatatgtatgccaaatttcaacccgatccgtccagtagtgctgtgcgttgatagatcagtcagtcacttttccctttatatatttagatttttagtactaaaacaacaaaatctATATCTAgctctaaataaatattaaaataaacaataattgtcatcaatattttaatactaaGACAGTCTAGTGGTTAATCACGGATCTGGGTTCAACCCTGGACACACTCCTTTCCACACATGTTTCAGTTGTTGCatgtaaatatcacttgctttaacatcaaggaaaacattgtagggaaacctgcacacctgaaagttctccatgatgttctcaagggtgtgtgacgTAAGCCAATATGCATCTAGACAGTTTGATGGACTATGTCTTAAACCCATCActctcattttgagaggtgacCAATGATCAGTAGTCGGCTGATGATAGAttgaaatgatgatgacgattatttttttataatacgcAGTCTAcgctagcttatacccgcgtcttcgtccacgtggactacacaaatttcaaattcctatttgattgaattttttaaaaatcctttcttagcagatgtctatgttaaaatactactagctgatgcccgcgacttcgtacgcgtgggtttAGCTTTTTAAAAGTCCTGTGGTAACTCTTCAAAACtaaaattttccaggataaaaagtagcctatgtccttccccgggttgcaagctacctctgtaccaaatttcgtcaaaatcggttgaacggttgagccgtgaaaagctagcagacagacacactttcgcatttataatattagtatagataactatctgcatgccaaattcaacagtcaagtcaccttttccttttatatataatattgtgtttGGATGTATAAAAGAATTGTGTTATATACAAATAAGGCTTAGCTTACCCATCTTTTGGATTAATAATGCTTTTTATTAACTGTACGTAGAAGATGCAATCTGATTCAGGTTTTACCCGTGGTGGGACCCCCAATTTCCCATACATAACATGATGGGATAAACGGAACACTGCCAGTTCACCTACTAACATGGATTCTATGGCCATTTGAATGCCTGGTAATAAACCATTTTCATTGAGATTTACTAcctgaaaaagaagaaaaatttatgttttacttatttattgctaatttcatttatacaatgaaccaattGTGCAAATTTGCatttgtggattgtaaggtctacacctcctgaggatgctccggtgtcaggGTGAACCGTGCGTcaagtgtgttttgggatttgtgtggtgctacgtattgcttgcctagtgACTGcattttcctgcatgtttatcAGTGGGAGGGTAGTcagtgcatgtcgcatgctgcatgttgtacTAAAAATATTCAAcctgtttcagcagattatagcaaattaaacttttggttcattgtatttcATGGATTTTCGCAAAGTAACAcgtgcttctatacaacagctAATTTCATTGGCTATCATCAACACAGGAATCAATTGGATTTATTTAActattgaaatattattatgccttaatatttaatagaatttgTGTTGTCCCT
The DNA window shown above is from Maniola hyperantus chromosome 1, iAphHyp1.2, whole genome shotgun sequence and carries:
- the Phb1 gene encoding prohibitin 1, with translation MAAQLFNRIGQVGLGVALVGGVVNSALYNVDGGHRAVIFDRFAGVKNLVVGEGTHFFIPWVQKPIMFDIRSRPRNVPTVTGSKDLQNVNITLRILFRPVPDQLPRIYTILGIDYDERVLPSITAEVLKAVVAQFDAGELITQREIVSQKVSEGLTERAGQFGLILDDISITHLTFGKEFTQAVELKQVAQQDAEKARFLVEKAEQQKKAAIITAEGDAQAAVLLAKSFGAAGEGLVELRRIEAAEDIAYQLSKSRNVTYLPQGQNVLLNLPTQN
- the LOC117997215 gene encoding inactive peptidyl-prolyl cis-trans isomerase shutdown-like, giving the protein MNSDDPKIALEDGLDVGQLCTTGSILHINQDYEDLDFVEEIENSESCILKNIRSDYVGEPVKCFEEFSKHFRSLDDNGYVKKKILEEGGGVPLNKECTVSVAFTGYWENELEPFYFTKSTKPLVVNLNENGLLPGIQMAIESMLVGELAVFRLSHHVMYGKLGVPPRVKPESDCIFYVQLIKSIINPKDGEIDFKEPNMFERVRNKATMLYSSGATLFKTKNYPAAIQLFKKSVNMLHKCRLADENEENKQVKLLIKLYINLAISYNKTKQPLKACIACNELNRLNSVWNNPKVLFQNAKALRMIGQFDEAQRRLTRALKLNPNNDELLEEMALINRLRDSYSQTSLVASRIIDSMPHVITDEFKTEVDSLIKSFKENVNICKLTLPGNLNSAEMEYIKEACLRENLFCNKVQKDYLLDKDENNIEANTEFFT